CTACTACGTAGACTTCTTCATGGTCTTTGGCCCTTAAGAAGGAATCTACCTGGATTCTTCCGCGCCCTACGGATTCCAGCGTCTTGGCTGCTTCTCCGGTGATATCTGCGCTTTCAATACCGGCGGTCCAGATTACTGTTCCGGCCGGATAACGGTTTTTCCTGCCATTCTGATTCAGTTCAATGAAATCCTTGCCGATGGCGGTTACACCGGTTTCCATCATTACCTTTACGCCCATCTTTGCCAGGCGCTTTTCTACCTTGCCGGACAGTTTCTCAGGAAGGATGGGTACTGCCCTTTTTAAAACATCCACATTATGCATGGAGATAAGAGACGGATCTATTTCATACTCTTCACATAAGAAGGGCACATATTCTGCAAGTTCTCCAGCCATTTCCACACCGGTAAAACCGGCTCCTACTACGTAGAAAGTCAAAAGACGGCGTTTTTCCGCTTCATCCGGCTCACAGGCCGCCTGGCGGAATACCTGGTGGATCCGTTCCTTTAATAACACAGCATCTTCATAAGACCAAAGCTTATAAGAGTGCTCCTCTGCACCCTCCACACCAAAATAAGTGGGCTTGGAGCCTGCGGCCAGGACCAGATAGTCGTATTCGTATTCGCCCAGGCTTCCCGTCAGCTTCTTTTCTTCAATGGAAATCTGGCTGATGGTATCTGTGATGATTTCAACATTCCTTCCAGCAAATACTTTTTTCAGGCTGATGCGGATGCTGTCTTCCTCCACTCTTCCAGCCGCCACCTCATGCAGTTCTGTGAGCATGGTATGGAACGGATGCCTGTCAATGATGGAGATGCTTACCTCGCTGTCCATCTTCATCTTGCGGAATTTTTTTTCCAGTTTTTTGGCAGTTAAAATACCGGCATAACCGGCACCTAATACTACTATTTTCTTCAAGTCTTCCCCTCCTTGCGTGATAGCGGCTCACAAAACGCCACTTTGACATTATTATAACATATAGGATCGGTTTTTACCATAATTTTATCCCAAAACGATAATTTTTACCATTTTTATTTTTTTAAGAAAATCAACTGTCTAATGGGGCATTGGCGGGAATAAAAACTTACTCCGCAGATGCTTCTGTTAATGATTTTGGGCTTATTTTTATTTTATAAACAATGCAGTTATGTTATAATAAAAATTAATAAAATTACATGTAAGAGAAATATGAGGTAACAGATGAAAAATTTAAAAAAATTGACGGTAATACAAAAAAGAGAGCTGATTCTGGTTGGGGCCATTCTGGTGATATCAGGACTGCTTTCCGGGATATTTTATGCCAGAAACAGAAAACCGGCGGAACAGGTGGTGGTCACTGTAGACGGCAAACCGGTGGTAACCCTGGATCTTCATAAGGATACTGATATGGTTATTGACGGGTATGGCGGCACGGATCATCTGGTCATCAAAGACGGCTATGCCAGCATTACAGAAGCTTCCTGTCCTGATAAGGTATGTGTACGAACCGGCAAGATCCATAGAAGCGGTGAACTGATCGTATGTCTTCCTAACCGGGTGG
The nucleotide sequence above comes from Lacrimispora sp. BS-2. Encoded proteins:
- a CDS encoding NusG domain II-containing protein, with translation MKNLKKLTVIQKRELILVGAILVISGLLSGIFYARNRKPAEQVVVTVDGKPVVTLDLHKDTDMVIDGYGGTDHLVIKDGYASITEASCPDKVCVRTGKIHRSGELIVCLPNRVVVTIEGEE